Proteins encoded in a region of the Desulfurispora thermophila DSM 16022 genome:
- the def gene encoding peptide deformylase, protein MAVFNVVTEGEGVLREKAVPVRKITPSIHKLLDNMRDTMYAYKGVGLAAPQIGVSKRVIVVDVGEGLLELVNPEIIESQGEERGTEGCLSVPGVVGDVIRAARVTVTGWNRHGETVTVRADGFFARALQHEIDHLDGVLFIDKALNVRRA, encoded by the coding sequence ATGGCTGTATTTAACGTGGTTACGGAAGGCGAAGGGGTGTTGCGGGAGAAAGCGGTTCCGGTGCGCAAAATTACCCCCAGTATTCACAAATTGCTGGACAATATGCGCGACACTATGTATGCCTACAAGGGAGTGGGGCTGGCTGCACCCCAGATCGGGGTGTCCAAAAGAGTAATCGTGGTGGATGTGGGTGAGGGGTTGCTGGAACTGGTAAATCCGGAGATTATCGAAAGTCAGGGCGAGGAAAGGGGTACGGAAGGGTGCCTCAGTGTGCCCGGTGTGGTGGGTGATGTGATTCGGGCGGCGCGGGTGACCGTTACCGGCTGGAACAGACACGGTGAGACTGTTACCGTGCGGGCCGATGGTTTTTTTGCCCGGGCACTGCAGCACGAGATTGATCACCTGGATGGAGTGTTGTTCATTGATAAAGCGCTCAATGTGCGCCGGGCCTGA
- the fmt gene encoding methionyl-tRNA formyltransferase, producing MRIVFMGTPDFACPSLAALVRAGHQVVLAVTQPDRPRGRGRKLSPPPLKVLAEELGVPVCQPEKIQGQDFAGYLAGYEPDVIVVVAYGRILPASILHLPPRGCINVHASLLPAYRGAAPIHRAIMNGESRTGVTTMLMNEGMDTGDILLQEEEPIGDEDNVAALHDRLAHKGARLLVRTLDELMAGTLQGIPQDNSQATYAPPLRRDDELIDWQRPVRDIYNRVRGLDPWPGACTTWAGRVLKIWRVSLPGAPLAPDSRRVKPGTVLAELDSGLLVQGGDGALLISELQLQGGKRLKWSEFSRGRSIPAGTVLGLPE from the coding sequence ATGCGCATTGTTTTTATGGGCACGCCGGATTTTGCCTGCCCTTCCCTGGCGGCGCTGGTGCGGGCCGGTCACCAGGTGGTATTGGCGGTGACCCAGCCCGACCGGCCGCGCGGGCGGGGTAGAAAGCTTTCCCCCCCGCCGCTGAAGGTGCTGGCTGAAGAACTGGGCGTTCCGGTCTGTCAGCCGGAAAAAATTCAGGGACAGGATTTTGCCGGTTACCTGGCCGGGTATGAGCCCGATGTGATTGTCGTGGTTGCTTACGGTCGGATCCTGCCGGCTTCCATACTGCACCTGCCGCCGCGCGGTTGCATCAATGTGCACGCCTCACTGCTGCCGGCCTACCGGGGAGCGGCGCCCATTCACAGAGCGATTATGAATGGGGAAAGCCGCACGGGTGTGACCACCATGTTGATGAATGAGGGAATGGATACGGGGGATATCCTGCTGCAGGAGGAAGAGCCGATTGGGGACGAGGACAATGTGGCCGCTTTGCACGACCGCCTGGCCCACAAGGGGGCGCGATTGCTGGTCAGGACGCTGGATGAACTGATGGCGGGCACCTTGCAGGGGATACCGCAAGATAACAGCCAGGCCACTTATGCGCCGCCTTTGCGCAGGGATGACGAGCTAATTGATTGGCAGCGACCGGTGCGCGATATATACAACCGGGTGCGGGGTTTGGACCCGTGGCCGGGTGCCTGCACCACCTGGGCGGGCCGCGTGCTCAAAATCTGGCGGGTTTCCCTGCCTGGCGCGCCGCTGGCACCGGACAGCCGGCGGGTGAAACCGGGGACAGTGCTGGCGGAATTGGACAGTGGGCTTTTGGTGCAGGGCGGTGACGGGGCACTGTTGATCAGTGAGCTGCAATTGCAGGGGGGCAAACGCCTGAAATGGTCGGAATTCAGCCGGGGGCGCAGCATACCTGCGGGTACGGTTCTGGGGCTGCCGGAATAA
- a CDS encoding DUF116 domain-containing protein: MQAVTGESIGRHTRKRLFLVLLAVSLFLTGLLAVGLWVVIFHSGQSLLYKSTVVILVIGVLITVGVAASGLLGIFLTLLRCRRVTILQGPMRVALNLFFPLVCAVGKMLHIDKDLIRSSFIEVNNQLVRAMHMRLHPQELLLLAPHCLQLAECPHKITADIENCRRCGRCPVNSLLQLRDAYGIRVGIATGGTLARALVKKYRPRAIVAIACERDLTSGIQDANPIPVLGVTNLRPNGPCYNTMINVERVKQALDHFIIGADRM; this comes from the coding sequence ATGCAGGCAGTAACGGGCGAATCAATTGGCCGGCACACCCGGAAAAGGTTGTTTCTGGTGCTGTTGGCGGTCAGTCTTTTCTTAACCGGCTTGCTGGCCGTGGGTCTCTGGGTGGTTATTTTTCACAGTGGTCAATCCCTGCTGTATAAAAGTACCGTGGTGATCCTGGTCATTGGCGTATTAATTACTGTAGGTGTGGCGGCCAGTGGCCTTTTGGGGATATTTCTCACTTTGCTGCGCTGCCGGCGGGTCACCATTTTACAGGGACCCATGCGTGTGGCCTTGAATTTATTTTTTCCCCTTGTCTGCGCTGTGGGAAAAATGTTGCACATTGACAAAGACCTGATCCGCAGTTCTTTTATCGAGGTTAATAACCAGCTGGTCCGGGCCATGCATATGCGGTTGCACCCACAGGAGCTGTTGTTGCTGGCTCCCCATTGCCTGCAGCTGGCGGAATGCCCGCACAAGATCACAGCGGACATTGAAAACTGCCGGCGTTGCGGGCGTTGCCCGGTAAACAGCCTGCTCCAGCTCAGGGATGCTTACGGAATAAGAGTGGGCATAGCTACGGGTGGCACACTGGCCCGGGCGCTGGTGAAAAAGTACCGGCCGCGGGCCATTGTGGCTATTGCCTGTGAACGGGATTTGACCAGCGGCATTCAGGATGCCAACCCCATCCCGGTGCTGGGGGTTACCAACCTGCGCCCCAACGGACCGTGTTATAATACTATGATTAACGTGGAAAGGGTAAAACAGGCGCTGGATCATTTTATAATCGGCGCTGACAGGATGTGA